CTTGGTCTACGTTACTTCCCCCAAGATACGTAGAGTAAAAAACCACTGGATCGATCTGAAGCATCTTCGTTACATCATAAGAAGAAGGTTCGAATCCAATGGAGCCATCTTCAAAGAGGCGAAAAGAACTTGTGATCGGATACTTCTTTCCACAAACTTGTTGAAAGCTAATCGGCTTTCCTTCACGAAGAATTCCATCTGATGTAAAGATCAACAAATCCCCTTGGTTGCTGAGGGTTTGTCCCCTTGCGCCCTCATATTTCAACCGAATGTCTTCAATACGAGCCCTTGGATGAACGAACAGATCATACTTGAGGTTCCTATTATAGATAGAAAAAACCACATCTACACCCTGCCACACCTCTTTGTAGATCACCCGCTCATATCTCCCACCGGCTAAATTGTTCCCCTTGGGAACGATCCCTGAACACGCATGCATAAAGCGCAGCCTTAATTCAGAAGATTCTTTTATAAAAAACCGAACCCCCTCTTGCCTAAATTCGAATTGGATTCCTTCTCCGTCTGCAACATAAATCCCCTTTGTTTCACCCTCAACTTCACACAGTTGAAACAATGCTATTCCCCTCCATCCAAATCAACATGATGCTCTATCCTATGTTCAATCATCCCAAATTGGGATGATGAACCGTGTGTATGCCTCATTAATCGTGTAACATGAGCGTCCTTGGTTCACGTAAGCCACGCGGTTCTGTTGCACCCGCCATTGCTAGATACAAGAATCCTCATTGACTAGCAGAGAAATTCCCATCTACTGATATCATCGGAATTTATAGTAGACGCAGAAATCAAAAAATTTACTAAAACCTATATCATTCAAGTCTTGATTGATATATACTATATTCAATTGAAATGAAATGAGGTAATTATATGGATAATACGATTTATAAACAAAATTTAACCCCAGATCAACTTCAGATGGTGAAGACAGAAATGGCCAAAAAGAAAAAAAATAAAGGCCCTCTATATCTTTTATGGTTCTTCTTGGGTGGACTCGGAATTCATCGTTTTTATTTAGGGGATACAGGTTATGCTCTGGGAATGATGTTCACATGGGGAGGATTTGGGATCTGGTGGTTCATTGATCTCTTCTTAATTGGTAACCGTCGTGACCAAATCAATACGGATATGGAGCGTCAACTCATCACCGAAATTAAAATTATGACAGAGAACCGTGCTGGTTAGTACATAGCAATAACCGACAGAGCACATAAAAAGATGCTCATTATAGCATCCCTAAAATGAATAGCCATCCCGCGCTAAAAACAATGTTCCACTCAGTCGAGTGGAACATTGTTTTTAGCAAAATATATTATCCGATATCCTCGCTTCCCCCTATTCTCCACTCGGGTCGTCTTTATGTGGGGCTTTACAAAAATGATGCTCATAGGGATCGTGACAAGATTCATGGTGCTTATAATGTTTTTGACAATAACAAACAGCCCCACCCTAGACGCTATCTCTAGCCATCCAGGGCAGAGCTGTCCTACATCGCTTTCTCTCCGTCTTTCGCTGAGAAAAAATGCTTTAGAGCATTGTACACCTGTCCTTTTTCGCGAATAATATAATGCATAAACTTAGGATCATCAAGGTTTTTGTAGGCATTCATCAATGTAGAATGACGATTATACTGGTTTAAGTGACCAGGATATATCCGTTTCTTTTATGTATTATTAAGCCCGCGCTTCAAGGATTTCAACTTCTCTTCGCACTTTTGGATCTCTCCATCGTCGACGTAGCCTTTGGATCTTAATTGGAGAAGTTGATCTTTAATCTCGGTTCCCTGTTTTGTCCCTGCTATTGATTCAAAGCTTTTAATGTGACGCATGATTGTCTCTTTATCATTACTACTCACATTTGTGCCTCCTCTTTCAGAAACATCTAACTCTGTGATATCCATCCCCCTCACATGAGAAAAGAATCCGCAATGAAAACGACGCGTCTCTGCCGGTCTCCAGCCCCTATGTCACCAGCTGAGGAGGAGGACTATCTCTAGGCATACAAAAACCACTCCTACAAAAGCAGTGGTTTCAGCACGGTCATCAATCAGATATCTTGCCCTCTTCTGCTCTTTTTTCTATCTCTTCTTGAGCTCCTTTCTCTTGAGTCTTAAGTTCATCAGACATATGAAGATATCTGTCTCTTCTGTACTCACCTATTAGTCTCCATCTGTGTGTAACTAATTCTTTCTCTAACTTATTATATTCTTCTCCATATTCGCCTCCTTGTAGTCTTTTCTTCTCATTTAGATACCACATAGCTTTATCCATACGACTGCCTTCTCTTTGGTTAGAAACAATTATCTTCCCATCTATATCATTATATAACGCTAGCTTTTTCACATAAATACTACCAGCTTCAAGTGTTCCATTTAATTCCCAACTTTCCCACTCCGCATTAATCCTCTCGCGTTCCTTCTCAAAATGTTCCTCTAACTCCTCCTGTGACTGGACAGATGTGTACTCGCCCCCTCCAGCTGACGCTACATCTCTTAACGCTTGCTGCTCACTATTGTTTAGATCCAAGCCGATGATATTGACTACCGCCTCAATATCCGACTCATGAAGCGACTTTGCTGCAGCCACAGGATCTCCATCGCAGGTTTCCTTTCCATCGCTCACCACATAAACAATATTTTTGACGTTCTCTTTCTTCATTCCCGCTATCTCTTTTTTCGCAGACTTAATGGCGGAAGCTAAGGGTGTCCACCCCGCTGGTTGAATCGAAGAGATCGCCTTTTTGACTTGAGTCGTGTCAGGCTTTCCTGCTGGATAGATCACCTCACTACTCCCGCAAGAAACCTTTTTATCTGCTGAGCTGTTACTCCCTTTATGACCATACACCCGTATCGATACCTGTGCAGATTCGGGAAGGTTCGAAACAAAGCCTTGGATCGCCCTCTTCGCTAAATCCATCTTCTTGCCACCTGATATACTTTGTGCCATACTGCCACTCGCATCTAACAAGATGCTCACATGAAACTCTTTTGCTTCAGGTGGTGCATTCATTTCTCCATCCGGTGTCTCTACATCCACTTCAATGGTTGGGTCAATCTGATCCAACCCATCGACGAGCGGCCCATAGTCTTCCGCTAATAACTGAACAATATGTTTATAAGCTTCGTCTGCGGTTAAGTTATCACCTAGTTTGTCTAGCTCCGCATTCACCTTGGCTTCATCATACTTATCTCCGGCATATTTTCCTGGTCCCTCGCGCAACATGCCTTCTACCGTTGTCGCTGGCTCAAACTCCTTCTTCTCTTCCTTCTTTTCTTTTACCTTTTCTCCAGCTGGCTCGTCACCCTGGACTAAACTCGCACACCCCGATGTCATGAGAGCCATAATAAGAATGATCCCTACTAATTTTCGCATGGTTAAATCCCCCTGCATATTTATATCATTCCTATTATATTGGATGAGAGAAACAATATCTATCATTTTCTAAATTTCCCTTATGATAATCACATCCTAACACATCGCATTCTTGATCAAAAAGCGGTCAAATTCGGCTGATTTCTTATCCGAAAATGGTTCATGGAATCGAGACAAATCAATACATTCCACCTACAATCCACTTACTTGTTTACAAAACTACGCTTTCGTATAACTAAACTGAGTCCTCTATCTATTAACCACATCACAATCGTAATAATGGGTGCGATACCATACAAAACAAAAAATAAAGGAACAGATGCTAATAGATGTAAGATAAAAGATGCTAAATTTGAGCCCTTCAACTTTTTGTCTACTAGTTTATCAATACCTATCGAGACTGGGAGGCCGTAAAAAAATATAATTAAAGAACTAAACATCACCAATACCATAAAATAACCGGGACCTTCCTGTCCAAAATCTCCACTAAGTACGAATCCATAAAATCCAAAGATTGATATCATCATGACAGCTATTACTGAAGTTAAGAACTTGCTATCTATCATATTCAACTCCTCTTATCGTTGGATCATATCAGATAAAAATTACAAACTAATTGTCTACCCGAGAATCAGTAATAATTAAATACCCCGCTTCTCCTACCCAAGTTTCACTTGGCTCAGAAAACGGGGTACTGCAAACATATTACCACATATAACTGAATTTAGTGTTCATTTAACGGTTATACAGACAGGGCTAAGCTACATTTTATATGCCCACCTAATGCCTCATTCAAATCATTCCACTAACCCTAGAACCAAGAGGGTTCCATATAAGATAAACGCTGTTCCCATAAGCATAATAATAAATCTCACTACCCATGGAAGGTAGGATGGGTACTTAGCTGAAACAGCCCCCACAATAATAAATATGGCGCCCATTAGAAAGCTGTAGAATACATTCATTTTGAACACCTCAGCTGTAAAATTTACAATAATCGCCTATTTACTACTTATTGCAAATAAGATAAACATTACTAGTAACAATTACTCCTACGACTGTCTCACAATATATACTGTTAAACACAATACCTGCCCATCGATTGCCGAACACGGCTTCTTCCTAGATACTTGAATACACTTTAGAATATCTATGACCTTCTTCATTTTTAGTATGCATCTTGCCCATACCCTTATCTTCTAAGTTCATAGTAGTACTCCAAAAATAGCGTTTATACCACCATCTGCATAAGTAACACTATTCGATGAGCCATTATACCAGAACTGTCCCGTTGCTGCTATAGTAAATAACTTTGTACCATTAGCATTAAAAGTTGCACCTGTTGCAGTCTTTCTCGTTGTAGGAGGCGTCTTTTTTCTCACCAGCCTAACACCACGCCCAAAGCTCCTCAATCTCTTCTCTCTTGTCCCATATCAACGATTCTCGCCCGCCGATTGTCATCTCCGTTCGGATCAATACCTCATTCATATCGTACTTGTACCTGAACATCATCGGCACGTTCGCATCTAAATATTTACATTTTATATCTACAATGACCATGCTATCCCTCTTGTACAAATTGATCCCATCATAGTTCGCTAACGAGTTGTTGTCCGCTAAGAAAAACAGCGGTATGCCTTTTTTAGCGAGTAACCGTGCGATTTTCTTCTTGATCGCTTCCGTAGATTCCATACGATTCGCTCCTTTTCATGTCAAAAAAAAGACACCCTCGTCATGAGAGTGTTTCGCTGTTTCTTTATTGTAGAGGTGAACCGCTAGGTTCCTTACTATATCTTATCGGACTATCGCCTGGCTCTTCATGAAAATCCCCCGCTGATTCAAGTATCACTTGAGTTCAAAGAAACGGGGCTTTACGACTTCCCTCATTACGATATTACCACGTTAATACTTTATATAGTGGTCAAATCCAGCTTTTTCAATCCCCTAAAATCTCTCTCGCATCCTGCCTATACGCTGTATGATAGTAAAGTTCAATCTTCTCGCTTTGATGCCCCTCCAACTCTACTTCAAGAACGATTGGATCTACAATTCGCGAATCTTGCTCCTCGAGAGTTATGCTCTCCACTAAAGGAACCAATTTATGACCGATCGTCCCTTTTCCCTTGCCCTTCTCTAACATAATTTCACCAGAAATATCTGTTCCCTCTATTTTGAAAGTAGCTTTTTTATCCTGATCGCTTTCATTCCCTTTATACTTTAAGTTCAAGACATCCTTAGGCACCTGATCCTCCTTTGCCTCACTGGTTGGTAAGTCAATGTACTCTATTTCAGCTGACCATTGTCCACCATTACCTTTAAAAATAAACACGTAATAGTTTACAGGGTCGCCAATTGTACAAGCTGAGGTGAAAATTAAACAAGATATCAAAATTATCATCACAATTAATTTCCTCAATTTTTTACCTCCTTAATATTAAGAACTTGAATCCCCTGCGGAAATCAAGTCCTTTGCACTCACGTTTATTATTTAATAACTTTATTTATATACATAAAATGGAAATCTTGATTATTTACTGTCCAATCTATAAATCTTGTTCTTTCTGTTCCATCATCCGGGTCTTTGATCGCCAGGTGAAGCCCAGTACCACTTCTTGACCGATCATAACCAATTCCGGCTACCCAATGCCAAGAAGCGTTTACAGCTTGACAGCCATTTGCTCTGCTTCACTTGCTGGAACTGCTTCTATTGTAGATTCAGATGCTGGTAAAATTTACATTGTAGAATTAGCCTTTGGGGTAGTGGAGCTATTCCAACTGATAGAATCAATATTACAGAAAATAATTTCTTTTTCATTCCTAATTATCTATTTTCAAGAATACTTATAGTTTTATCATTATAAAATATTTCCTTGTTAAATACTAGATACAAACAACAGCTCTTAGACACAATGCCTGTATCTATTCTAAGTTGTATAACTCCGCTATCTTCTCAATTGATTCCTTTATAATCTGTGTATATCTACACGTTTACAAGCTGCGCTCCAACCTCCTAGCAGAGCGCCAATCGATCACATCATCGGATCAATTTCCTGGATATTGCTTTCACTTCTAGTCTTTGTAACCTCTAGAATATTTGGTGGAAGATCAACGTTTATAGAAAACATCAAAGTGACCGCTTGGGCATCCGTCCCATACATATCTAAGTGGGTTCTCCTATTGCCAATGCTATTAATTTTCGGAGGAGAATGATTTACAGAAGAAACACCTGTGATAGATGAATCGAAACTCTTATTATTATTGTTTTTCTTATTCATGTTAGCTGACCTAGTAATGACCATTTGGTATTACATCATATTTTCGAACATGCTCGGAAAAATAAATCATTTTTCTTCATGGAGAGGATTTTTATCCATCATCTTATAAAAAATTGGACAACAAATGGGCTAAAGCATAATTAAGTTATGATGGAAATAGTACGAGACCGAGTAGTTTTGTTGTGGAATGAGATTGATGGGGAGAGATTTTCTCAGAATATAGCTAATTAGATTTGAAGGGGTGTTTGTTGTGACAAAATTATTCGAAGACTATTTTTCAGAGTTGCAAGCAGACATGGTTTCCATCTGCTTAGAATATGTGAACAATGAAGCCGACAATATCTATATCTATTGCTTCCATGAGGAAGGTTGGTATTCATTTAATGTATTCTACAAAATACGCGGGGTTGTTGTTCGGAAACATAAGCTGAATGAAATACCCGGGGTTAATTTTGTATATGATACATCTGGTGAACGACAAAACGCAGTTTTAAATGTAGGGATAGATAATTTGAAAAAAATCAAGAAAAAATGTGAAGAATTTGGGCGTGATGTGCCCAAAGAAATGAAATTGCACTACGATGTACGTAGTAACAAATTACAAGCAAAGTATAGATATGATTTAGTAGTAACCCATGATGAAGAACTATTACCTGATGACCTTTTTGACTCCTGGTTCGAGGAAGTAGGTAAAAAGGATATTGGTGAAATCAATTAATTCAACAGCCAAACAGCACACCTATTCGTGTGCTATTTTTCTTACATCACTACCTCTTCACGCTCGAGAATTTTTTCCCACCGCTTTCCATAGCCCCGCTTTGATGACGACCCCCGTTCTTGATCGTACCGCCTGTTTGTATACCGCCCTGCTTTTCGCAGTACCATTCCCGACTTAATTCATGACAGCCTGGGTGGTTTCAAGGACTGGATGGTTTCTGTGGCATAGTACCAACTCCCCCAAATGAAATCCCCATATAAAAATCCCCAACTCACTGGGGATTTTTATATGGGGATTATTTTCTCATCAGAGATCTAAATAAAAGAACCACCATAAGAAGGCATAAAATAAATGTACCAACTATTAGTATTTGAAATATTGTTGTTCCCATTACAAGGCCTCCATTTTACCAATTATCTGTTGCCCAAGCTTTATTATTACCTACGTAGAGCCTCAGGTAAAACAGCCTTATAGTTCCCCGAAGCCACTCCTACGAATCTTAAGTATGCATATGCATCATCATCACTAGAGGATGTTTCTTTTTTTCGTACTAGTTTAAGATCTATATTGCTATATGAACCCATGCCATAAACGTCCCACTCATGTACTTTGCTAATGTAATCATATCCACCTTGAATTCTTGATGGTTTCCTTCTTTTTCTCAGTGAGTTCACCAGTAAGAGCAGATACCTTAGAAAAACTTACTTTCTCGGCTTTAGCAGCTAAGGCATTTCCTGCTGTCCCCATTGACGAGACATAATATATTTTTATAATTTAGTGAATGATTTACTAAATTTAATAAAACCCCGCTCCTCCTACTCAAGTGAAACTTGAGCATCAGCGGAGAAACAGGGATATATTCTTCATCAATATATAGCGTCCTAATTACCCACTTAGCGGCATACGATCACACTACCATCATATCACGGTTTTCACAGTAATAGCGGTCAAATAGTCGCTACAGATCATGTTAGATTTCTCATACTTCCATATGCAAAAAGCAATTACCACACCTACAGATCAACTTACTGTGTACCCAATCAAGAGGGATCAGAGCATTCCCTTCGCGCCAACGTTCTACGACTGCACTTTGATATCTATCGTCTACAATATCAGCATGTTCTATTGTAATAGAAAAAACAGACCAGGATAAAGTTCATGAATTCTCTATTTTTGAGGATCATGAGATCAAAAGTAACTATTTAATTGATGAATCCGGTGAATTAGTAGACATAAAAATAAGAAACGAAGATTTGTTGAGACAACAACATAGTTCTATCAAATCGTTAGATACACAA
This sequence is a window from Mechercharimyces sp. CAU 1602. Protein-coding genes within it:
- a CDS encoding TM2 domain-containing protein, which translates into the protein MDNTIYKQNLTPDQLQMVKTEMAKKKKNKGPLYLLWFFLGGLGIHRFYLGDTGYALGMMFTWGGFGIWWFIDLFLIGNRRDQINTDMERQLITEIKIMTENRAG
- a CDS encoding DUF600 domain-containing protein — protein: MTKLFEDYFSELQADMVSICLEYVNNEADNIYIYCFHEEGWYSFNVFYKIRGVVVRKHKLNEIPGVNFVYDTSGERQNAVLNVGIDNLKKIKKKCEEFGRDVPKEMKLHYDVRSNKLQAKYRYDLVVTHDEELLPDDLFDSWFEEVGKKDIGEIN
- a CDS encoding VWA domain-containing protein; this translates as MRKLVGIILIMALMTSGCASLVQGDEPAGEKVKEKKEEKKEFEPATTVEGMLREGPGKYAGDKYDEAKVNAELDKLGDNLTADEAYKHIVQLLAEDYGPLVDGLDQIDPTIEVDVETPDGEMNAPPEAKEFHVSILLDASGSMAQSISGGKKMDLAKRAIQGFVSNLPESAQVSIRVYGHKGSNSSADKKVSCGSSEVIYPAGKPDTTQVKKAISSIQPAGWTPLASAIKSAKKEIAGMKKENVKNIVYVVSDGKETCDGDPVAAAKSLHESDIEAVVNIIGLDLNNSEQQALRDVASAGGGEYTSVQSQEELEEHFEKERERINAEWESWELNGTLEAGSIYVKKLALYNDIDGKIIVSNQREGSRMDKAMWYLNEKKRLQGGEYGEEYNKLEKELVTHRWRLIGEYRRDRYLHMSDELKTQEKGAQEEIEKRAEEGKISD